In Nostoc sphaeroides, the genomic window GAGGGATTTGATTTCCACTTCTCTACCAGAAAAGCGCACTTCATCGGCTGCTGCTTCTGCTAGTGCGCGAATTTCGGCTTCTCTTTTAACCCGGTAGCCATTTAACTCAATGGTGTAAGAGGCTTGGTCTTCCGGGGGTTGGCTTAGGTTTAAAACCGAATTTGCTAGATACTGAATTGCATCTAACACAGAACCATCAGCACCAATTAAGACCTGTATTTGTTCTGTCGTCAAATTAGTTTGGTCAATTGTTAACCAGTAGTTATCTGGTTCTGGGGAATCGCCCTCTTGAGATTGGGCAGCTTCTAAATGACCCTGAATCTCAGCAGGTATCCCAGTGAGTTCCAGCAGGGATTTTAACCACTGCTGACCTCGCTGCATGGGAATATTGCTCATGATCCCCCTGTCGCCTTTTTCTTAGCACTTTTTGGTTCAAATGGCAATGCCTTTTGTTCTGCGACTACTGCTTCTTTCTCCTGGGTTTCTACGATTTTTTGCAGTTCTTCTGGTAGAGGTTCGCGGGAGAGAAGATAAGTTTGTGCAGTTTGGAAAATGTTACCAATCACCATATACATCAGCACCCCGGCTGGTAAGGGGAAGAACAAAAACATCCCAGAAAAAATAACTGGAGTGATTTTGTTAACTGTATCTTGCTGCGGATTGCCACCACTGGAATTTTGCCCAGAAAGCATTTGGCTAACATAAAGGCTGATTCCAAAGGAGACGATCATGGCGACGATATCCCAGTGGATTGTGCCATCTGGATCAGTTGCACCAACCCTGCCTAAGGCATCAATAAATAGAAAGCCTTTGTCTGCTGCTAGTCCAGGAATTGTCCCTTGAATAGTGACTTCTCCGGGCTGCAATGCTTCTACATTGCCTTGGGCATCAATTTTTATCCTATCTTCACCTTTGGTAATTTTCCAATCAGGAATGAGCTTATTTTCTGGGTGTTCTGCTAAGAGTACTTGAAATGGTTTGCCCTCAATGGTCTGATATTGGATCTTAGTTTGTTCTCCCACCGCTAGTTTGTTACCACTAGGAAGGATGGCAGCTACTTTAACGTGTTCTCCATCAGCAACGTAAATATTTTGAGGAGCAGTGGCAAAGGCTTGGGGTTGAATTTGTTCGATTTGTTCTGCGGGAAGGATTTGCAGGTTAACGCTGTAGTTAGCACTTGCAAAAGGCGAACCCCGCAAAGTGGCAAACAGCGCTAATAAAACCGGCATTTGCACTAGTAATGGAAAACACCCTGCCAAGGGGTTGCCAAATTCTTTTTGAACATTGACCATTTCCTCCTGCTGCTTTTGCGGTTCATCCTTATAGCGCTCTTTGATTGCTGCCATCCGCTTCTGCATCAGAGGTTGTACAATTCGCATTTTCCGCATGTTACGAATTGAGCCAGCACTCAGGGGATAGAGCGCGAAGCGGACTATCAGGGTCAAAGCAACGATCGCCAATCCGTAGCTAGGCACAATACCATAGAAGAAATCTATGATTGGCAGCATCACGTTGTTCGAGAGAAAGCCGATACCAAAATCCATTATTCTGAATTCAACCTGAGGTACTGTAAACTGAATCTAATTTATCTAAATCATAAATTATGTGCGACTTCCCTTCGCTACGGATAGCCGCACATCCCAAAAAAGGGAGTGGGGAATGGGGAATTGGGAGTAGTATGTAGTTTTTGGTAAGTGGGAAGTTCTTAACTTTGGATTTTATTCTGAGTAAATTTTGTATTCCCTACTCCCGTTCGGCTACGCTCACGGCAAGCCTACTCCCTACTCCCATCACTTGTTAGCAGCGGCGCTATATTCAGGATTTTTCGCAGCAATTCTTTCGTTGATGTAGTCATAAACTTCCCGAAACTTAGGAATTGCCCGTAATTCGAGACGACTGCCGTTTTTTAGGGTTAGTACCATATCTCCCCACAAGCCAATGCCACGGGGGACTGTGACGACTTTGACAATTTCTGAGTAGATTATGTCAGTGCGATCGCGTCCCTGCCAACCTCCCGTCACGGTAATCCGGCGATCGGTGATGCGGAAACGCAGCCACAATGCTCTGACAATTGCCCCAACTGTTAATGGTATCCCGACAATGGTTAGCCCAATCAACAGGTTGACAATTAAATCCCCAATATGGGGGCCGCCTTCATAATAAACATCTTCACGAATTCCCATCGAACACCTCAGCTTGTGCCAACAACTGCTCTAATTCTTGCAGAAATTGTGGGCTTACGCACTTAGATTCTGCTGTTGTGGGTTTGACAATGAACACTAGCCGCCATCCTGGTGATAATTTGGGCAGCAAGCTATATAAAGCAGAAGCAATTTGCCGTTTAATTCGGTTGCGAACCACTGCCCTTTTGCTGACTTTTGTGCTGATGGAAATGCCAATCCGCGTGCTGGCAAGATGTACTGAATCAGTTGCTTGTGTTGTCTGGGTGGTAGTGGACAAAGAAGGTTTTGTTGAACATAACGGCTTTAAGGCTCTCAATGTTAAATAAGAGCCATTACGCCGAATTCCTTCCCGGAAAACTGCCTGGAAATCCTTGCGGGATTTTAGCCGATTTGCTTTAGGCAAAGCCACAGATGTTCTTTTAGCTTAATATTCCCTAAACGCTCAAACGGTGGCGCCCTTTTTTTCTCCTAGCGCTAATCACGTTTCTGCCATCTGGTGTCCGCATTCTGGCACGGAAACCAGAGGTTCTTTTTCTCTTACGGCTAGTACCGCCCAGTGTTCTTTTCATACTCTTCTCCTCTTAGGTGATTTTTATAAAAACTCACAATCTCTAATTGTATTACTTTATTAGGGAATAGGGAATGGGGCATTGAGGCAGGAGGGAGATAAAACTCCTAACTCATAACTCATAACTCATAACTCATAACTCCTAACTCCCCACTCCCCACTCCCCACTCCCCACTCCCCAAAGTTAATTGATGCTCAAAATCCATGTTCCCATGTAGCGCAATAGTGGCACATCACCAGGGGAGAGGACTTGACAGCGAAAATAGTAAACTCCGCCGAAGGCTGGGTTTTTCACGTTAGATAAAACTACCTCAACTCCACTACCTGCTGGTACTGGCTCTTGGGGAAAAATATTAATCAGCTTACCTTCTTTGTCCCACTTCACCTCAGAAAGCGGAACTGCTTTGCCTTTGACTCGGACTTCAATTTTTTTCGGGTCGAAAGTTCCTTTGTAATAATCAGGGTAGGTAATGGCAAATTGACCAACAGCCAATTTCATTTTTTGGGCTGGAATCCTTAATATATATCGATCCCACCCATTGGCTTGTCCACCAAAATCTAACCTAAAGGGCAGCTGATTTTCTTGTTTGACGCCGCTAAATAGGGTAAATCCAGGTAAACTTTGTGCCCAAGTCAAGGCTGGTAATCCAGTAACCAAAAAGCTAGTCACGGCTAAAGCAGAAAGTAAACGTCGCATAATCAGGCTTCCTCTACCAAAATATAAATCTGTTATCTAAAATAACTGTGTGTTAGTATTCGTTACTAAACTTTACTACTGACTTCCTGACAATTGACGTTCCATCACAAAAATAAGTGCCATCCTCACTGAGCTTTGAGTGGCAGCAAAATTACTTAGTTATAAATTTACCATATACTCGATTTACTTCATTACCCTTACAGAGTGCTGATTTGATGACTAGGTTGGTCAAATTTGTAACTCAATATAAACACAGTGGGGATTGGATTGTGTTTCTAAATATGTATAAGTGTATCTAAATTTGAGAATTTTGTTATAAAAATTGAGGTGTGCCATCAGCGATCGCCAGTTAAATTGGGCTAAATTGATTAAAATAAGTTGGAATCGAAGTCGTAATCATTAAAATTTGATTGGGAAATTATAAAGCTTTCAAAATTTGGTCAATATTACTCTATAAGAAAGGAATACCAAAATTTCTCAATCCCGAAAATAAGCTGAAGATAAAGATGCAAAATTTGGGAATCAATTTAGGATGTGCAATACGTAACCCTGTTTGCAACTATCTAAAAATATGACATCTGCGAGCGGCAAAGTCAGGCTTTGCCTGGATAGCTAAGAGTGGGAGAGGAAAGTTTCTTTTGTTCAATCTACAAGTAAAATTCATGGCTGATGTTGCTGCCTAAGTACTATGAGTGCGGGACACGCCTCATCTAGACAATCGCTTACTTGGCAGAAATTAGGTATTTATCTTCAGGAGATTTCATGAGAATAGCAGTTGCTAAAGAAATTGAAGTTTGTGAACGTCGTGTGGCATTAATTCCTGACACCGTTACCCGATTGGTAAAACAAGGTTTGGAAGTTTGGGTAGAAACAGGTGCAGGAGAACGATCATTTTTTGGCGATTCTGACTATGAAGCCGCAGGAGCCACAATAATCAGCGATACTGCCAAATTATGGGGCGAAACAGATATTCTGTTGAAAGTTAGCCCACCGCAAGAACGAGAAGATGGACGCTCAGAAATTGATTTGCTAAAGGAAGGGGCTGTTTTACTCAGTTTCCTCAATCCCTTGGGAAATCCTGTTGTAGCACAGCAACTAGCAAATCGGAAAATCACAGCCTTGAGTATGGAAATGATCCCCCGTACTACCAGGGCGCAAAGTATGGATGCTTTGTCCTCGCAAGCTTCATTAGCAGGTTACAAGGCTGTATTAATTGCCGCAGCTGCATTACCGAAATATTTCCCAATGTTAACCACAGCCGCAGGGACGATCGCTCCAGCGAAAGTATTTATTATGGGTGCTGGTGTAGCGGGATTGCAAGCGATCGCCACCGCCAGACGTTTGGGAGCAGTGGTAGAAGCCTTTGATATCCGTCCCGCCGTCAAAGAAGAAGTGCAAAGCTTAGGGGCAAAATTCGTTGAAGTCAAATTAGAAGAAGAAACCGTTGCTGCTGGTGGTTACGCTAAGGAAATTTCTGAGGCTAGCAAACAACGCACCCAAGAAGTTGTCGCCGAACACGTCAAAAATTCTGATGTAGTTATTACTACAGCCCAAGTTCCTGGGAGACAAGCACCACGGCTAGTTACAGAAGAAATGGTGGCACAAATGAAACCAGGTTCCGTGATTGTGGATTTGGCTGCTGAACAAGGTGGTAACTGCGCTTGCACCGAACCCGGCAAAGATATTGTCTGGAACGGTGTAACAATTATCGGCCCCATCAATCTCCCATCGTCGATGCCAATTCACGCCAGCCAATTGTATGCCAAGAACGTAACATCGTTGATGCAATTGCTAATTAAAGACAAAGCTTTGCAGGTGGACTTTGGCGACGACATCGTTGATGCAGCTTGCGTTACCCACGCAGGTGAAATTCGCAATCAACGAGTGCGGGATGCGCTACAAGCTTTGAATACTCAACAACCGGCGGTTAATTAGGGAACGGGGAATGGGGAGTTAAGAGTTAGGAGTTAGGAGTTAGGAGTTATAAGAATTCTTTCCCCAATGCCCAATGCCCAATGCCCAATGCCTAATGCCCAATTAATTAAAGGAGTTTTGATTTCATGACAGAGGCATTACTTGCTGCTTTGTTTGTATTTGTTTTGGCATCTTTTATCGGCTTTGAAGTCATCAACAAAATCCCACCGACTCTACACACACCGTTAATGTCAGGCTCAAACGCGATTTCTGGGATTGCGGTACTTGGAGCAATAGTTGCTGCTGGTGCGAGAGATACGAGTGTGTCAGTAATTCTCGGTTTGATTGCTGTGGTACTGGCGACAATCAACGTTGTAGGCGGTTTTTTAGTGACTGACAGAATGTTGCAAATGTTCAAGAAGAAGGAGATTAAAGCGTGAGCGACTTTTTACCAACTGGCATTCAGCTGACGTACTTAGTCGCTGCATCGTTATTCATTCTGGGCTTGAAAAAGCTGGGATCGCCTGCTACAGCGAGAAACGGTAATCTCGTTGCGGCTGTGGGGATGCTACTGGCAATTGTGGCGACAATGCTCGATCAGCATGTGTTGAATTACGAGATGATATTGTTGGGCTTGGCGATTGGATCGGGAATTGGTGCGATCGTAGCCTACAAAGTCCAAATGACCGAAATGCCCCAAATGGTGGGTTTACTCAACGGTTTGGGTGGTGCAGCTTCGGCGCTAGTAGCCGTTGCCGAATTCTGGCGGTTATTAGATAGTTCTCAGCCGATACCCCTTGATGTAAACATTTCCATGCTATTGGACGTGTTAATCGGTGGTGTTACCTTCACGGGTAGTTTTTTAGCCTTTGCGAAATTGCAAGGTTTAATTAGCGGTTCTCCGATTACGTTTCCATTCCAGCAACCATTTAACCTCTTGCTTCTGGGTGCTTATATCGTAGGTAGTGCCTATTTAATCATCACACCAGATAGCTTACCCATATTCTTGGGAGTGGTTGGCGTTTCATTAGTATTGGGCGTGATGTTCGTCATCCCCATTGGTGGCGGCGATATGCCAGTAGTAATCTCGCTGTTGAACTCCTTGTCAGGTGTGGCGGCGGCGGCTGCTGGGTTCGTGGTGATGAACAATATGTTAATCATCGCTGGTGCTTTAGTGGGAGCATCTGGCTTAATCCTTACTGAGATTATGTGTAAGGCGATGAACCGCTCCTTATTTAGTGTGCTGTTCAGCGCTTTTGGTACAGGTTCTAGTTCTGGTGGTGCTGCTGCTAGTGGTGGTGCAACTGATCAAACTGTTCGCAGCATTGATCCTGAAGAAGGGGCGATGATGTTGGGTTATGCCCGTTCTGTGGTAATTGTACCTGGTTATGGTATGGCAGTTGCCCAAGCGCAACATAGCGTCCGGGAATTGTCAGATCAGTTAGAAAAAATGGGCGTTGATGTCAAGTATGCTATTCACCCCGTTGCTGGGAGAATGCCGGGGCACATGAATGTGTTGCTGGCGGAGGCAAATGTGCCTTATACGCAGTTGTATGACATGGATGATATTAATCCCCAGTTTGATCAAGCGGATGTGGCTTTAGTAATTGGGGCAAATGACGTGGTAAATCCGGCGGCGCGGAGTGATACAAATAGTCCGATTTATGGTATGCCGATTTTGGAAGTAGATCGGGCGAAGCAGACGATTGTAATTAAGCGCGGGATGAGTACGGGTTTTGCCGGTGTAGATAATGAGTTGTTCTACAAGGATAAAACTACGATGCTTTTTGGTAGTGCTAAGGATATGGTGGCGAAGTTGGTTTCGGAAGTGAAGCAGCTTTAAGAGAAACGAACCGCAAAGGGCGCAAAGGGCGCAAAGTAAAGAATTTAGAGACTTAGCTTGCCTTGGGGGTGTAATGCTTCTGAGGCAAGTTTTTTTAAGATTATTTCACGCGAAGGCGCAAAGAAGAGAAAAAATTTAAGAGAGTTGACTTACTTTTGGAATTTAAAAATTTTAAGGTAAACTTTTTAATTAAACTTTCAATTTTAATCATCTTCGTTAAGACGGTTTAAAAATTGCTTCCATCTAGACTCAAGTGCTGACTGGCTTGGTTTATATTTAGAGCATCGCTCTCTTCTGACTCTGTGTTCTCTTCGCCTAATAAGGTTCGTTAAAAAGAGCGATCGCCTGCAAAATCTCCAGTGTGCGATCGCTTGCTTTTTCTTGAAACGCGATCGCATTAATCTTTCAGTTGAAAACTGAGCCGTATTCGTTCATCAAGTCAATTAGCGATAAAATTTGAATATAGTAAATTTAGTAGAGTTATTTCTCATGAATATTTCCCTTAAACCTGAGCATGAGCAGTTTATTCAATCCCAAATTCAAACTGGGAGATATGCTAATGCAGAAGAATTGATGAACGAAGCATTGAAATTGCTACAAGCACGAGAACAACGTTTGGAAGAACTTCGGGGAAAAATAGTGATTGGAAAGGAACAAATTGCAAGAGGAGAGGTTACAGATGGTGAGATAGTATTTGCTCAATTACAAGAAAAAATCAATAAAATTGCTGAGTCTCAAAAATGAGTAACTACTCTTTTTCTGATGAAGCAGTCAAAGATTTAAATACTATTTGTGAGTATATTGCTCAGAATAGTCCCAGTGCTGCTAGTAAACTTTTTGATGCAATTCGCCAGAAATGCAAATTAGTTGCTGGATTTCCCAACATGGGGAAGAGTTATGAGCAATTATCTCCCAATCTACGGGGATTTAACATTGAAGAATATATCATCTTATACTATCCCAGAGAAGATGGAATTGATATTACCCGTGTCATGAGTGGATATAGAGATTTGGAGTCACTATTTTTAGAATTAGAGTGATATAGCCATAGCCTAATTGTACTTTCATAACAAACGCGATCGCCCCTCTTCTTCCCTCTGTGTCCTCTGCATCTCTGTGGTTCGTTAAAAAGAGCGATCGCCTGCAAAATCTCCAGTGTGCGATCGCACAATTCTACAAAATAACTAATTTGACTTACTTTGGAAAATAGCGATAAATATCTTTGCGATGTAACACGCGCTGAAATATTACTGTTTCACCGTCAAATATAATCCCGATCCGAT contains:
- a CDS encoding type II toxin-antitoxin system RelE/ParE family toxin, which gives rise to MSNYSFSDEAVKDLNTICEYIAQNSPSAASKLFDAIRQKCKLVAGFPNMGKSYEQLSPNLRGFNIEEYIILYYPREDGIDITRVMSGYRDLESLFLELE
- the yidC gene encoding membrane protein insertase YidC; its protein translation is MDFGIGFLSNNVMLPIIDFFYGIVPSYGLAIVALTLIVRFALYPLSAGSIRNMRKMRIVQPLMQKRMAAIKERYKDEPQKQQEEMVNVQKEFGNPLAGCFPLLVQMPVLLALFATLRGSPFASANYSVNLQILPAEQIEQIQPQAFATAPQNIYVADGEHVKVAAILPSGNKLAVGEQTKIQYQTIEGKPFQVLLAEHPENKLIPDWKITKGEDRIKIDAQGNVEALQPGEVTIQGTIPGLAADKGFLFIDALGRVGATDPDGTIHWDIVAMIVSFGISLYVSQMLSGQNSSGGNPQQDTVNKITPVIFSGMFLFFPLPAGVLMYMVIGNIFQTAQTYLLSREPLPEELQKIVETQEKEAVVAEQKALPFEPKSAKKKATGGS
- a CDS encoding NAD(P)(+) transhydrogenase (Re/Si-specific) subunit beta, with amino-acid sequence MSDFLPTGIQLTYLVAASLFILGLKKLGSPATARNGNLVAAVGMLLAIVATMLDQHVLNYEMILLGLAIGSGIGAIVAYKVQMTEMPQMVGLLNGLGGAASALVAVAEFWRLLDSSQPIPLDVNISMLLDVLIGGVTFTGSFLAFAKLQGLISGSPITFPFQQPFNLLLLGAYIVGSAYLIITPDSLPIFLGVVGVSLVLGVMFVIPIGGGDMPVVISLLNSLSGVAAAAAGFVVMNNMLIIAGALVGASGLILTEIMCKAMNRSLFSVLFSAFGTGSSSGGAAASGGATDQTVRSIDPEEGAMMLGYARSVVIVPGYGMAVAQAQHSVRELSDQLEKMGVDVKYAIHPVAGRMPGHMNVLLAEANVPYTQLYDMDDINPQFDQADVALVIGANDVVNPAARSDTNSPIYGMPILEVDRAKQTIVIKRGMSTGFAGVDNELFYKDKTTMLFGSAKDMVAKLVSEVKQL
- the rpmH gene encoding 50S ribosomal protein L34 gives rise to the protein MKRTLGGTSRKRKRTSGFRARMRTPDGRNVISARRKKGRHRLSV
- a CDS encoding protein jag, whose protein sequence is MSNIPMQRGQQWLKSLLELTGIPAEIQGHLEAAQSQEGDSPEPDNYWLTIDQTNLTTEQIQVLIGADGSVLDAIQYLANSVLNLSQPPEDQASYTIELNGYRVKREAEIRALAEAAADEVRFSGREVEIKSLSSAERRQIHTFLKEFGDLETFSRGKEPHRHLVVRPASLEEERRD
- a CDS encoding DUF2808 domain-containing protein encodes the protein MRRLLSALAVTSFLVTGLPALTWAQSLPGFTLFSGVKQENQLPFRLDFGGQANGWDRYILRIPAQKMKLAVGQFAITYPDYYKGTFDPKKIEVRVKGKAVPLSEVKWDKEGKLINIFPQEPVPAGSGVEVVLSNVKNPAFGGVYYFRCQVLSPGDVPLLRYMGTWILSIN
- the rnpA gene encoding ribonuclease P protein component codes for the protein MALPKANRLKSRKDFQAVFREGIRRNGSYLTLRALKPLCSTKPSLSTTTQTTQATDSVHLASTRIGISISTKVSKRAVVRNRIKRQIASALYSLLPKLSPGWRLVFIVKPTTAESKCVSPQFLQELEQLLAQAEVFDGNS
- a CDS encoding NAD(P) transhydrogenase subunit alpha; translation: MTEALLAALFVFVLASFIGFEVINKIPPTLHTPLMSGSNAISGIAVLGAIVAAGARDTSVSVILGLIAVVLATINVVGGFLVTDRMLQMFKKKEIKA
- a CDS encoding PH domain-containing protein is translated as MGIREDVYYEGGPHIGDLIVNLLIGLTIVGIPLTVGAIVRALWLRFRITDRRITVTGGWQGRDRTDIIYSEIVKVVTVPRGIGLWGDMVLTLKNGSRLELRAIPKFREVYDYINERIAAKNPEYSAAANK
- a CDS encoding Re/Si-specific NAD(P)(+) transhydrogenase subunit alpha, which translates into the protein MRIAVAKEIEVCERRVALIPDTVTRLVKQGLEVWVETGAGERSFFGDSDYEAAGATIISDTAKLWGETDILLKVSPPQEREDGRSEIDLLKEGAVLLSFLNPLGNPVVAQQLANRKITALSMEMIPRTTRAQSMDALSSQASLAGYKAVLIAAAALPKYFPMLTTAAGTIAPAKVFIMGAGVAGLQAIATARRLGAVVEAFDIRPAVKEEVQSLGAKFVEVKLEEETVAAGGYAKEISEASKQRTQEVVAEHVKNSDVVITTAQVPGRQAPRLVTEEMVAQMKPGSVIVDLAAEQGGNCACTEPGKDIVWNGVTIIGPINLPSSMPIHASQLYAKNVTSLMQLLIKDKALQVDFGDDIVDAACVTHAGEIRNQRVRDALQALNTQQPAVN
- a CDS encoding type II toxin-antitoxin system ParD family antitoxin; this translates as MNISLKPEHEQFIQSQIQTGRYANAEELMNEALKLLQAREQRLEELRGKIVIGKEQIARGEVTDGEIVFAQLQEKINKIAESQK